One segment of Anopheles stephensi strain Indian chromosome 3, UCI_ANSTEP_V1.0, whole genome shotgun sequence DNA contains the following:
- the LOC118510831 gene encoding ets DNA-binding protein pokkuri isoform X1 yields MKLLPIPLSPLNAPPPLGLWNSELLWRYPPAPPSPLADLKTQLPPQLNTDPRIWGRDEVVVFLRFCEREFDLPKFDLDLFQMNGKALCVLTKNDLAERSPGAGDVLHNVLQMLIRDAQTLHRHLPSSPVTPTGRYPLSPHSHPPTPNWSALAPPDSPFFHSSHLQQFMAASNSVTLSPAPSIDSQAGSPPSQSHAEQNVFQQQQQQPQPAKSSGAGSSSSSSSASSTNGSAGSGSANGNGTGPGSNGASTTNGSSSLISSSSSNSSAASSTSSSVSNQSDSDEDNATVGNGSAATSTTGSSTGNGFHPLPLSHPDSKLPLIATHPPQQSPPLTPISKETQHLGQLQLLDTKTLQYPVSSLLNGSSPNGGSGSRDRDSSSSVGGSASSASSNAAAAAAAMAAAVLGLKGASNGSGSSGSSGSNSAPTTPGAFLPVKREFFPDSPEPNTISSGSLSDGRLLWDFLQQLLNDPSQRYSSYIAWKCRDTGVFKIVDPAGLAKLWGKQKNHLSMNYDKMSRALRYYYRVNILRKVQGERHCYQFLRNPTELKSIKNISLLRQTMAASQAAAAAAAAQSGTGSERNGTDRGPSSAGNGSPGGNNPLMSLLPNGANIHHLAAAAAVAAAASQNGPLSPSSSSSSSSPSSLHHHHLQQQQQQQQAALHSHHLAVQNGAGSGVHHRSIKMETDLDDLKPTDLSTNDRKFSYGSPVNGTDCYPLIRNANGLTTIQLLRQQQQQQQQQQSESGSPPSSPTPLSINSQSLHTISSNLHHLHQQQLQAQAAAAAAIAAAAEARHQQDDQADHPHHHHLQHPHHHPARNGSRSSSTSGASEHDHREPHDHHRDRDTPSPANSDSSTHHPAAPSSSQSQQHHHHHHMHVKSDDDSMMPTDLSKSEPMYYK; encoded by the exons ATGAAGCTTCTACCGATCCCGCTCTCCCCGCTGAATGCGCCCCCACCACTAGGCCTGTGGAACTCAGAGCTGCTCTGGCGCTATCCGCCAGCACCGCCCAGCCCGCTGGCCGACCTCAAAACACAGCTTCCACCCCAGCTAAACACGGACCCGCGCATCTGGGGCCGCGATGAGGTCGTCGTCTTCCTGCGCTTCTGCGAACGCGAGTTCGATCTGCCCAAGTTCGATCTGGATCTTTTCCAAATGAACGGCAAAGCCCTGTGCGTGCTGACAAAGAACGATCTGGCCGAGCGCAGCCCAGGCGCAGGAGATGTCCTACACAACGTGCTACAGATGCTGATCCGCGATGCACAGACGCTACATCGGCACCTGCCCAGCAGTCCAGTTACACCGACCGGTCGCTACCCGCTCTCACCGCACAGCCACCCGCCAACGCCGAACTGGAGTGCGCTCGCGCCCCCGGACAGTCCCTTCTTCCACAGCTCGCACCTACAGCAGTTTATGGCCGCGTCCAACTCGGTCACGCTCAGCCCGGCCCCATCGATCGATTCGCAGGCCGGCAGTCCACCCTCACAAAGCCATGCCGAACAGAACgtgttccagcagcagcagcagcagccccagCCGGCCAAGTCCTCCGGCGCGGGTTCTTCCTCGTCGTCATCCTCTGCCTCGTCAACGAACGGCAGTGCCGGGAGCGGTAGCGCCAACGGAAACGGTACCGGCCCGGGTAGCAACGGAGCGTCGACCACCAACGGTAGCAGCAGTCTcatcagcagtagcagcagcaacagcagcgcgGCCAgtagtaccagcagcagcgtcagcaATCAATCTGACTCGGACGAAGATAATGCAACGGTGGGCAATGGGTCCGCCGCAACTTCGACCACCGGTAGCTCCACCGGGAACGGATTCCATCCACTGCCACTATCGCACCCGGACAGCAAGTTGCCGCTGATCGCAACGCATCCACCCCAGCAGAGCCCACCCCTGACACCGATCTCGAAGGAAACGCAGCATCTCGGACAGTTGCAGCTGCTTGACACGAAAACGCTCCAATATCCGGTATCGTCACTGTTGAACGGTTCCAGCCCGAACGGTGGATCGGGTTCCCGCGACCGGGACTCATCTTCGTCGGTGGGAGGATCCGCCTCGAGTGCGTCTTCGAATGCAGCAGCCGCCGCAGCAGCAATGGCAGCGGCCGTGCTCGGTCTGAAGGGAGCTTCCAATGGGAGCGGTTCGTCCGGCTCTTCCGGATCCAACTCGGCGCCAACCACGCCGGGAGCGTTCCTGCCAGTCAAGCGCGAGTTCTTCCCAGACAGCCCGGAACCAAATACAA TTTCGTCCGGTTCGCTTTCAGACGGCCGCCTGCTGTGGGACTTCttgcagcagctgctgaaCGATCCGAGCCAGCGGTACAGCAGCTACATCGCGTGGAAGTGTCGCGATACGGGCGTGTTCAAGATCGTCGACCCGGCCGGTCTGGCCAAGCTGTGGGGCAAGCAGAAGAACCATCTCTCGATGAACTACGACAAGATGTCGCGCGCGTTACGCTACTACTACCGCGTCAACATCCTGCGGAAGGTGCAGGGTGAACGGCACTGCTACCA ATTTCTCCGCAATCCGACGGAGCTGAAGAGCATCAAAAACATCTCACTGCTGCGGCAAACGATGGCAGCCAGCCAGGCcgcagcagccgccgccgccgcacaGTCCGGAACCGGCAGCGAGCGCAACGGAACCGACCGAGGTCCATCGTCCGCCGGCAACGGTTCACCCGGGGGCAATAATCCGCTCATGTCGCTCCTGCCGAACGGTGCCAACATTCATCATCTggccgctgccgccgccgttgctgctgccgcctccCAAAACGGACCGCTTTCGCCTTCATCCTCTTCCTCGTCCTCATCGCCATCGTCcctgcaccatcatcatctgcagcagcagcagcagcagcagcaagccgCCCTCCATTCGCATCATCTCGCAGTACAAAATGGCGCCGGGTCGGGTGTGCACCATCGCAGCATTAAGATGGAAACCGACCTGGACGACCTGAAGCCGACCGATCTCAGTACGAACGATCGCAAGTTTAGCTACGGCTCGCCGGTCAACGGTACCGACTGCTATCC ACTGATTCGAAATGCTAACGGGCTGACCACTATTCAGCTGctccgacagcagcagcagcagcagcagcagcaacaatcggAATCCGGATCGCCACCGTCCTCCCCAACGCCGCTGTCGATCAATTCGCAATCGTTGCATACGATCAGCAGCAACCTGCACCatctgcaccagcagcagctccaggcacaggcagcggcagcggcagcgatTGCGGCGGCAGCCGAAGCCCGCCACCAGCAGGACGACCAGGCGGACCATCCgcatcaccaccacctccagcaCCCGCACCACCACCCGGCGCGGAACGGTAGCCGGAGCAGCAGTACGAGCGGTGCGAGTGAGCACGATCATCGGGAACCGCACGACCACCACCGGGACCGTGATACACCGTCGCCTGCCAACAGCGATTCGTCCACCCATCATCCCGCTGCCCCATCATCGTCCCAGtcgcagcagcaccaccaccaccaccacatgcACGTGAAAAGTGACGACGATAGCATGATGCCGACGGATCTGAGCAAATCGGAGCCGATGTACTACAAGTGA
- the LOC118510831 gene encoding ets DNA-binding protein pokkuri isoform X2, giving the protein MKLLPIPLSPLNAPPPLGLWNSELLWRYPPAPPSPLADLKTQLPPQLNTDPRIWGRDEVVVFLRFCEREFDLPKFDLDLFQMNGKALCVLTKNDLAERSPGAGDVLHNVLQMLIRDAQTLHRHLPSSPVTPTGRYPLSPHSHPPTPNWSALAPPDSPFFHSSHLQQFMAASNSVTLSPAPSIDSQAGSPPSQSHAEQNVFQQQQQQPQPAKSSGAGSSSSSSSASSTNGSAGSGSANGNGTGPGSNGASTTNGSSSLISSSSSNSSAASSTSSSVSNQSDSDEDNATVGNGSAATSTTGSSTGNGFHPLPLSHPDSKLPLIATHPPQQSPPLTPISKETQHLGQLQLLDTKTLQYPVSSLLNGSSPNGGSGSRDRDSSSSVGGSASSASSNAAAAAAAMAAAVLGLKGASNGSGSSGSSGSNSAPTTPGAFLPVKREFFPDSPEPNTNGRLLWDFLQQLLNDPSQRYSSYIAWKCRDTGVFKIVDPAGLAKLWGKQKNHLSMNYDKMSRALRYYYRVNILRKVQGERHCYQFLRNPTELKSIKNISLLRQTMAASQAAAAAAAAQSGTGSERNGTDRGPSSAGNGSPGGNNPLMSLLPNGANIHHLAAAAAVAAAASQNGPLSPSSSSSSSSPSSLHHHHLQQQQQQQQAALHSHHLAVQNGAGSGVHHRSIKMETDLDDLKPTDLSTNDRKFSYGSPVNGTDCYPLIRNANGLTTIQLLRQQQQQQQQQQSESGSPPSSPTPLSINSQSLHTISSNLHHLHQQQLQAQAAAAAAIAAAAEARHQQDDQADHPHHHHLQHPHHHPARNGSRSSSTSGASEHDHREPHDHHRDRDTPSPANSDSSTHHPAAPSSSQSQQHHHHHHMHVKSDDDSMMPTDLSKSEPMYYK; this is encoded by the exons ATGAAGCTTCTACCGATCCCGCTCTCCCCGCTGAATGCGCCCCCACCACTAGGCCTGTGGAACTCAGAGCTGCTCTGGCGCTATCCGCCAGCACCGCCCAGCCCGCTGGCCGACCTCAAAACACAGCTTCCACCCCAGCTAAACACGGACCCGCGCATCTGGGGCCGCGATGAGGTCGTCGTCTTCCTGCGCTTCTGCGAACGCGAGTTCGATCTGCCCAAGTTCGATCTGGATCTTTTCCAAATGAACGGCAAAGCCCTGTGCGTGCTGACAAAGAACGATCTGGCCGAGCGCAGCCCAGGCGCAGGAGATGTCCTACACAACGTGCTACAGATGCTGATCCGCGATGCACAGACGCTACATCGGCACCTGCCCAGCAGTCCAGTTACACCGACCGGTCGCTACCCGCTCTCACCGCACAGCCACCCGCCAACGCCGAACTGGAGTGCGCTCGCGCCCCCGGACAGTCCCTTCTTCCACAGCTCGCACCTACAGCAGTTTATGGCCGCGTCCAACTCGGTCACGCTCAGCCCGGCCCCATCGATCGATTCGCAGGCCGGCAGTCCACCCTCACAAAGCCATGCCGAACAGAACgtgttccagcagcagcagcagcagccccagCCGGCCAAGTCCTCCGGCGCGGGTTCTTCCTCGTCGTCATCCTCTGCCTCGTCAACGAACGGCAGTGCCGGGAGCGGTAGCGCCAACGGAAACGGTACCGGCCCGGGTAGCAACGGAGCGTCGACCACCAACGGTAGCAGCAGTCTcatcagcagtagcagcagcaacagcagcgcgGCCAgtagtaccagcagcagcgtcagcaATCAATCTGACTCGGACGAAGATAATGCAACGGTGGGCAATGGGTCCGCCGCAACTTCGACCACCGGTAGCTCCACCGGGAACGGATTCCATCCACTGCCACTATCGCACCCGGACAGCAAGTTGCCGCTGATCGCAACGCATCCACCCCAGCAGAGCCCACCCCTGACACCGATCTCGAAGGAAACGCAGCATCTCGGACAGTTGCAGCTGCTTGACACGAAAACGCTCCAATATCCGGTATCGTCACTGTTGAACGGTTCCAGCCCGAACGGTGGATCGGGTTCCCGCGACCGGGACTCATCTTCGTCGGTGGGAGGATCCGCCTCGAGTGCGTCTTCGAATGCAGCAGCCGCCGCAGCAGCAATGGCAGCGGCCGTGCTCGGTCTGAAGGGAGCTTCCAATGGGAGCGGTTCGTCCGGCTCTTCCGGATCCAACTCGGCGCCAACCACGCCGGGAGCGTTCCTGCCAGTCAAGCGCGAGTTCTTCCCAGACAGCCCGGAACCAAATACAA ACGGCCGCCTGCTGTGGGACTTCttgcagcagctgctgaaCGATCCGAGCCAGCGGTACAGCAGCTACATCGCGTGGAAGTGTCGCGATACGGGCGTGTTCAAGATCGTCGACCCGGCCGGTCTGGCCAAGCTGTGGGGCAAGCAGAAGAACCATCTCTCGATGAACTACGACAAGATGTCGCGCGCGTTACGCTACTACTACCGCGTCAACATCCTGCGGAAGGTGCAGGGTGAACGGCACTGCTACCA ATTTCTCCGCAATCCGACGGAGCTGAAGAGCATCAAAAACATCTCACTGCTGCGGCAAACGATGGCAGCCAGCCAGGCcgcagcagccgccgccgccgcacaGTCCGGAACCGGCAGCGAGCGCAACGGAACCGACCGAGGTCCATCGTCCGCCGGCAACGGTTCACCCGGGGGCAATAATCCGCTCATGTCGCTCCTGCCGAACGGTGCCAACATTCATCATCTggccgctgccgccgccgttgctgctgccgcctccCAAAACGGACCGCTTTCGCCTTCATCCTCTTCCTCGTCCTCATCGCCATCGTCcctgcaccatcatcatctgcagcagcagcagcagcagcagcaagccgCCCTCCATTCGCATCATCTCGCAGTACAAAATGGCGCCGGGTCGGGTGTGCACCATCGCAGCATTAAGATGGAAACCGACCTGGACGACCTGAAGCCGACCGATCTCAGTACGAACGATCGCAAGTTTAGCTACGGCTCGCCGGTCAACGGTACCGACTGCTATCC ACTGATTCGAAATGCTAACGGGCTGACCACTATTCAGCTGctccgacagcagcagcagcagcagcagcagcaacaatcggAATCCGGATCGCCACCGTCCTCCCCAACGCCGCTGTCGATCAATTCGCAATCGTTGCATACGATCAGCAGCAACCTGCACCatctgcaccagcagcagctccaggcacaggcagcggcagcggcagcgatTGCGGCGGCAGCCGAAGCCCGCCACCAGCAGGACGACCAGGCGGACCATCCgcatcaccaccacctccagcaCCCGCACCACCACCCGGCGCGGAACGGTAGCCGGAGCAGCAGTACGAGCGGTGCGAGTGAGCACGATCATCGGGAACCGCACGACCACCACCGGGACCGTGATACACCGTCGCCTGCCAACAGCGATTCGTCCACCCATCATCCCGCTGCCCCATCATCGTCCCAGtcgcagcagcaccaccaccaccaccacatgcACGTGAAAAGTGACGACGATAGCATGATGCCGACGGATCTGAGCAAATCGGAGCCGATGTACTACAAGTGA
- the LOC118510832 gene encoding zinc finger protein 2 homolog, whose amino-acid sequence MSSKHCRICYKLDQDDLISVRLKQDGISIEEMVLTITSISVSDDRRLPQNICLQCLDRLKEAVELRQQCIRTHERLCAELDSNHGMLVEENEQIKAEPDDVSCDDASVVIEKIEIDDALNPESEQSANDTDEEHYEAIEGEEFACCGCAMRFSTRDKLDEHATLHHRNGSRKLRSGAFHCPMCYQSFPDRTMLDRHREELNPSQRETIAVEENEMTDEEEDEDQANESVRDESGSEEQTKPDSTERLQRASIQRAICRLPGNSLLVVAEEPQGYLIVELQPHRCCCCAELFQTEQDLNKHLEERKRSNGVSGPTDPELKYTCEYCGKRFAYWLVYLCHKRVRDQRQFYMCGLCDALLDSKKRMISHMLMSDEHADHFQLARANVADRYEAIEWPGVRCCCCKKYFAQEAERMEHMAREHGVSKTAFAADHPHSCRVCGRQFRTVRHLERHQQYSEDVKEYYCKLCDFQTLNPRRMELHLYSGIHRDELPATVELKSLQNNQLKASHLRYCCFEDCHQPFADGPALRRHVHEAHEAALTANRQQTSKLSQLLQSGTYHACDDCGVLFRNLPALQAHRVRRPARQQALVCAICGVSKSSRTLLRIHERSHTGERPYRCNDCDKTFFSNQALLSHRRCHLTGTYKCDTCGSVFNRKENLNRHILLKHGIATIPCADCPKLFKTMHTLNRHRLMHTGEKRYRCRTASCDKRYVNEVDRRRHEMSVHTLERPHRCAHCGAGFIRRRQLTVHERRHTGVKPYVCPVCGKDFVDVGPLRSHMRNVCKRTVDGEMGEGSDS is encoded by the exons ATGAGTTCCAAACATTGCCGCATATGCTACAAACTAGATCAGGACGACCTCATCTCAGTGCGGCTGAAGCAGGATGGCATAAGCATCGAGGAGATGGTACTGACCATCACAAGCATTTCCGTGTCCGACGATCGTCGCCTACCACAAAACATTTGTCTCCAGTGTTTGGACCGATTGAAGGAAGCGGTCGAACTGCGCCAGCAATGCATCCGCACGCACGAACGGCTGTGTGCGGAGCTAGA TTCGAACCATGGTATGCTTGTGGAAGAAAACGAACAAATTAAAGCAGAACCGGACGATGTGTCGTGCGACGATGCTTCGGTCGTTATCGAAAAGATCGAAATCGATGATGCGCTAAATCCGGAATCGGAACAGTCTGCCAACGACACGGACGAGGAGCACTATGAAGCAATCGAGGGGGAAGAGTTTGCGTGCTGTGGATGTGCCATGCGGTTCAGCACCCGTGATAAGCTAGACGAGCACGCCACGCTGCATCATCGGAATGGAAGCAGAAAGCTGCGTTCCGGTGCGTTTCACTGCCCAATGTGCTACCAATCGTTTCCAGATCGTACGATGCTCGATCGTCATCGAGAGGAGCTAAATCCCAGCCAGCGGGAAACGATTGCAGTCGAAGAAAACGAAATGACCGATGAAGAGGAGGACGAAGATCAAGCAAACGAAAGCGTGCGGGATGAAAGCGGCAGCGAAGAACAGACCAAACCTGATTCAACGGAACGGCTCCAGAGGGCAAGCATACAGAGGGCAATCTGTCGCTTGCCGGGGAACAGTTTGCTGGTAGTAGCAGAGGAACCACAAGGCTATCTGATTGTGGAGCTGCAGCCACaccggtgttgctgctgcgcgGAACTCTTCCAAACCGAGCAGGATCTTAACAAACATCTAGAGGAAAGGAAGCGTAGCAACGGCGTGAGCGGACCTACCGATCCGGAGCTGAAATACACCTGCGAGTACTGTGGCAAACGGTTTGCGTACTGGTTGGTGTACCTGTGCCACAAGCGCGTCCGGGACCAGCGCCAGTTTTACATGTGCGGGCTGTGCGATGCGCTGCTCGACTCGAAAAAGCGCATGATATCGCACATGCTGATGTCGGACGAGCATGCCGATCATTTCCAGCTTGCCCGGGCGAATGTCGCCGATCGGTACGAAGCGATTGAATGGCCGGGAGtgcgttgctgttgctgcaagAAGTATTTCGCGCAAGAAGCGGAACGGATGGAGCACATGGCTCGAGAGCATGGTGTATCGAAGACAGCCTTTGCCGCGGATCACCCGCACAGTTGCAGGGTTTGTGGCCGTCAGTTTAGAACCGTACGGCACCTGGAACGTCATCAACAGTACAGCGAGGACGTTAAGGAGTACTACTGCAAGCTGTGTGACTTTCAGACGCTCAATCCTCGACGCATGGAGCTTCACCTGTACAGTGGCATTCATCGCGATGAGCTACCGGCCACGGTTGAACTGAAATCGCTTCAGAATAACCAACTGAAAGCATCCCACTTACGGTACTGTTGTTTCGAAGACTGCCACCAACCGTTCGCCGATGGGCCGGCCCTTCGGCGGCACGTACACGAGGCACACGAAGCAGCGCTCACGGCGAACCGGCAGCAGACGAGCAAATTAAGCCAACTGCTACAGTCCGGAACGTACCACGCGTGTGACGATTGTGGCGTACTGTTCAGGAACCTTCCCGCCCTACAAGCGCACCGTGTTCGGCGACCGGCCCGCCAGCAAGCGCTCGTGTGCGCGATTTGCGGTGTATCGAAGAGCTCCCGGACGTTGCTGCGCATCCACGAACGTTCGCACACCGGCGAACGCCCGTATCGGTGCAACGATTGCGACAAAACGTTCTTCAGCAATCAGGCGCTACTGTCCCACCGCCGGTGCCATCTGACCGGCACGTACAAATGCGACACCTGCGGGAGTGTGTTCAATCGGAAGGAAAATCTTAACCGGCACATTCTGCTCAAGCACGGCATAGCCACCATCCCGTGTGCCGATTGTCCGAAGCTGTTTAAAACGATGCACACGCTAAACCGGCACCGGCTAATGCACACGGGCGAGAAGCGGTACCGGTGCCGGACGGCATCCTGCGACAAACGGTACGTCAACGAGGTCGATCGGCGCCGGCACGAGATGTCGGTGCACACGCTCGAACGGCCGCACCGGTGTGCGCACTGTGGGGCCGGGTTCATCCGGAGGCGGCAGCTGACGGTACACGAGCGGCGGCACACGGGCGTGAAACCGTACGTGTGTCCGGTGTGCGGGAAGGATTTCGTGGATGTGGGCCCGCTGAGGAGTCATATGCGAAACGTTTGCAAACGGACGGTGGATGGGGAGATGGGGGAGGGAAGCGACTCGTGA